A genomic segment from Paenibacillus sp. FSL K6-1096 encodes:
- a CDS encoding sugar ABC transporter permease, translating to MNAKSNLYRKEKIYGFLFILPPLLGLLIFTLYPMIYSIYGSFTDWDGLGQMNWIGLSNFTDLLSDELFHKALFNTLFMMLGIPVGITLALLLALGLNRGVPGTTAFRVIYYVPVISSLAAVSIMWNWAYNGDYGLVNQFLDLLGISGPNWMANKYTVKPALIIMAVWKGLGYTMLLYLAALQSVSRSYYEAAELDGANGFQSFWNITWPMVRPVTFFIIVTNIIGGSQIFTEMNIMTPTGGPEYASASVVFYIWQKAFGNFQMGYASAMAVFLGVFIFVVTLIQFRMNEKQSFDVD from the coding sequence ATGAACGCCAAGTCCAATCTGTACCGCAAGGAGAAAATCTACGGATTCCTGTTCATCCTTCCTCCGCTGCTGGGGCTGCTGATCTTCACACTGTATCCGATGATTTACTCGATCTATGGCTCATTTACGGATTGGGACGGACTCGGCCAGATGAACTGGATCGGCCTGAGCAACTTCACAGACCTGCTGTCGGATGAGCTGTTCCACAAGGCCTTATTCAATACGCTGTTCATGATGCTCGGAATTCCGGTCGGCATTACGCTGGCGCTGCTGCTGGCGCTGGGACTCAACCGGGGCGTGCCGGGCACGACCGCCTTCCGGGTCATCTATTATGTCCCGGTCATTTCATCCCTGGCCGCTGTATCGATTATGTGGAACTGGGCCTACAACGGGGACTACGGTCTCGTGAACCAGTTCCTCGATCTGCTGGGCATCAGCGGACCGAACTGGATGGCGAATAAATATACCGTCAAGCCGGCGCTGATTATTATGGCGGTCTGGAAGGGCCTCGGCTATACCATGCTGCTCTATCTGGCGGCGCTGCAGAGTGTGTCCCGGTCCTATTATGAAGCGGCCGAGCTGGACGGGGCGAACGGCTTCCAGTCCTTCTGGAATATTACCTGGCCGATGGTGCGCCCGGTAACCTTCTTCATTATCGTGACCAATATTATTGGAGGATCACAGATTTTTACCGAGATGAACATTATGACTCCGACCGGCGGTCCGGAATACGCTTCAGCCTCCGTCGTGTTCTACATCTGGCAGAAGGCCTTCGGCAATTTCCAGATGGGTTATGCTTCAGCCATGGCCGTCTTCCTCGGCGTGTTCATATTTGTCGTGACTCTAATCCAATTCCGGATGAACGAGAAGCAATCGTTCGATGTTGATTGA